The following coding sequences lie in one Heyndrickxia oleronia genomic window:
- the qoxA gene encoding cytochrome aa3 quinol oxidase subunit II, with translation MKMKWLIYLAMFAILTVLSGCEPLMVLDPKGPQAKTQANDIMISIFIMSFIVIVVFGLLLFMLIKFRASKQSKDYEPPHIEGNPIVEAICVGVPVIIVIVLSIMSVKSNYKVEATPKGYGDQEPLIIYAATSNWKWHFSYPEEDIETVNYLYIPTNRPIEFRLYSYGPITSFWIPQLGGQKYAMSDMVNTLHLAADVPGEYMGRNANFSGKGFAENTFNVKAMSKEKYDEWVEEVKKTAKPLTEEKFDELLEPGHVGQSTFTGTHLDYAPAPEGENAGHHHGSNTKNHSDETEEENHDNH, from the coding sequence ATGAAAATGAAATGGTTAATCTATTTAGCGATGTTTGCTATATTGACTGTACTTTCAGGCTGTGAACCTTTAATGGTACTAGATCCTAAAGGACCTCAAGCTAAAACACAAGCTAATGACATTATGATTTCTATATTCATTATGTCATTTATTGTCATTGTAGTTTTTGGTCTTCTGCTTTTTATGCTAATTAAATTCCGAGCTTCTAAGCAAAGCAAGGATTATGAGCCACCACATATTGAGGGAAACCCGATTGTAGAAGCAATCTGTGTTGGAGTACCAGTCATCATTGTTATTGTTCTTTCAATCATGTCGGTTAAATCCAATTATAAAGTAGAGGCGACTCCAAAAGGCTATGGAGATCAAGAGCCATTAATCATATACGCGGCAACCTCCAATTGGAAATGGCATTTTAGTTACCCAGAGGAGGATATCGAAACGGTAAACTACCTTTATATTCCAACGAATCGTCCGATTGAATTTCGATTATATTCATATGGGCCAATTACTAGCTTTTGGATTCCTCAACTTGGTGGTCAGAAATATGCAATGTCCGATATGGTCAATACTTTACATTTAGCTGCCGATGTTCCTGGTGAGTACATGGGACGTAATGCCAACTTCAGTGGGAAAGGCTTTGCTGAAAACACATTCAATGTCAAAGCCATGTCGAAAGAAAAATATGATGAGTGGGTAGAAGAAGTGAAGAAAACAGCCAAACCTCTAACTGAAGAAAAATTTGATGAGCTGTTAGAACCAGGTCATGTGGGTCAATCCACGTTCACCGGTACTCATTTAGATTATGCACCTGCTCCAGAAGGGGAAAATGCTGGTCATCATCATGGCTCTAACACGAAAAATCATTCTGATGAGACTGAGGAAGAAAATCATGATAACCATTAA
- the qoxB gene encoding cytochrome aa3 quinol oxidase subunit I, with protein MDFFDRFAIPHPSLAIYVSMVAIGLTVIAILVGLTYFKKWGYLWREWLTTVDHKRIGIMYLISALLMLFRGGVDAIMMRAQLAVPDNKLLDAQHYNEIFTTHGIVMIIFMAMPFIMALMNFVVPLQIGARDVAFPRLNALSFWLFFMGAMLFNISFVVGGSPDAGWTSYFPLAGTEFSESVGSNYYMIAIQIAGLGTLMTGINFITTILKMRAPGMTLMKMPMFTWSTLITNAIIVFAFPVLTVLLLMGTMDRLFATNFFTTTNGGMDMLWANLFWVWGHPEVYILILPAFGIYSEIISTFARRNLYGYKSMVASMVIISLLSFLVWAHHFFTMGQGALANSIFSITTMAIAVPTGIKIFNWLFTLWKGKITVTTPMLYSLLFLPIFTIGGVTGVMLGMSAADYQYHNTMFLVAHFHMVIIPGVVFAMLAGLTYYWPKMFGFMLNERIGKWAASIIGISTLVAFMPMFFSGLDGQARRMYTYSASTGFGPLNMISFIGALGLAAGFILIVYNIYYSTRYATRDIGSDPWNARSLEWATHTPVPEYNFAILPQVQSNEAFWDSKKNKYSLFNGKYEKIHMPNKSGLPFIMASIFFVWGFTFVFSIWIPLILTTIGIFACMAYRSFEKDHGHYIDVAEIIETENKLGGIKK; from the coding sequence ATGGACTTTTTTGATAGATTTGCCATACCACATCCTAGTTTAGCAATCTATGTTTCTATGGTAGCAATTGGTCTTACAGTTATAGCAATTCTCGTAGGATTGACCTATTTTAAAAAATGGGGTTATCTATGGCGTGAGTGGCTAACGACAGTGGATCATAAACGAATTGGAATAATGTATTTAATTTCTGCTTTACTCATGTTATTCCGTGGTGGAGTAGATGCAATCATGATGCGTGCGCAACTTGCCGTACCTGATAACAAATTATTAGACGCTCAGCATTACAACGAAATTTTTACTACGCACGGAATTGTAATGATTATCTTTATGGCAATGCCCTTCATTATGGCTTTAATGAACTTTGTCGTCCCATTACAAATTGGTGCTCGCGATGTTGCATTTCCACGTTTAAATGCTTTAAGTTTCTGGTTATTCTTTATGGGGGCAATGTTATTCAATATATCATTTGTTGTCGGGGGTTCTCCTGATGCGGGTTGGACTTCTTATTTCCCACTAGCGGGAACTGAATTTAGTGAATCTGTTGGCTCAAACTACTATATGATCGCTATACAAATTGCTGGACTCGGAACATTAATGACAGGAATTAACTTTATTACAACAATCTTAAAAATGAGAGCACCAGGAATGACATTAATGAAGATGCCGATGTTTACTTGGTCTACCTTAATAACGAATGCAATTATTGTTTTTGCCTTTCCTGTTTTAACAGTATTACTTTTAATGGGAACGATGGATCGATTATTTGCAACAAACTTCTTTACAACGACAAACGGTGGTATGGATATGCTATGGGCTAACCTATTTTGGGTATGGGGACATCCTGAAGTATATATCTTAATTTTACCGGCATTTGGAATCTATAGTGAAATTATTTCAACGTTTGCGCGCCGAAACTTATATGGTTATAAATCGATGGTTGCTTCCATGGTAATTATCTCCCTTCTCTCATTTTTAGTATGGGCACATCATTTCTTTACAATGGGTCAAGGGGCACTAGCAAATAGCATTTTCTCAATTACAACGATGGCGATAGCTGTTCCAACAGGTATTAAAATCTTCAACTGGTTGTTTACACTTTGGAAAGGGAAAATCACGGTGACTACACCTATGCTGTATTCACTTCTATTCTTACCGATTTTTACTATCGGTGGTGTAACAGGGGTTATGCTAGGAATGTCAGCTGCAGATTATCAATACCATAATACAATGTTCTTGGTTGCACATTTCCATATGGTTATCATTCCTGGTGTGGTATTCGCGATGCTTGCAGGACTTACTTATTACTGGCCAAAAATGTTTGGCTTTATGCTCAACGAAAGAATTGGAAAATGGGCAGCATCAATCATCGGAATTAGTACTCTAGTAGCGTTTATGCCAATGTTCTTTAGCGGATTAGACGGGCAAGCGCGACGCATGTACACTTATTCAGCATCCACTGGATTTGGCCCTTTAAATATGATCTCATTTATCGGAGCATTAGGACTTGCCGCTGGTTTCATTTTAATTGTTTATAATATCTACTACAGTACTCGTTACGCAACAAGAGATATCGGCTCAGACCCATGGAATGCACGTTCTCTTGAATGGGCTACACATACTCCTGTACCAGAATACAATTTTGCCATTTTGCCGCAAGTTCAATCAAATGAAGCATTTTGGGATTCAAAGAAAAATAAGTACTCCTTATTTAATGGAAAATATGAAAAAATTCACATGCCAAATAAAAGTGGTTTACCATTTATCATGGCTAGCATCTTTTTTGTCTGGGGTTTTACATTTGTATTTAGTATCTGGATTCCATTAATTTTAACAACAATAGGTATTTTTGCTTGTATGGCTTACCGCTCATTTGAGAAAGACCATGGTCACTATATTGATGTTGCAGAAATTATTGAAACAGAAAATAAATTGGGAGGTATAAAAAAATGA
- the qoxC gene encoding cytochrome aa3 quinol oxidase subunit III, which produces MKIDHSLPLEYRTEENRLKIIGFWIFLGAEVMLFATLFASYFTLYNRTGNGPSGAEIFDITPVLIETILLLTSSFVIGLGIHAMRINNKKAMIIFFTITLLLGLGFLGFEIYEFIHYVHIGAGLQTSAFTAILLTTLGTHGAHVTFGLFWGLFIILQVKKNGINSETANKSFIFSLYWHFLDVVWIFIFSFIYLKGMM; this is translated from the coding sequence ATGAAAATAGATCACTCACTCCCTCTTGAATATCGAACGGAAGAAAATCGCTTAAAAATTATTGGCTTTTGGATATTCTTAGGCGCTGAGGTGATGCTATTTGCAACACTTTTCGCCTCATACTTTACATTATATAATCGAACCGGAAATGGTCCTAGTGGTGCAGAGATATTCGATATTACACCTGTACTAATTGAAACAATTTTACTTTTAACAAGTAGTTTTGTAATAGGATTAGGAATCCACGCAATGCGGATCAATAATAAGAAAGCGATGATCATCTTCTTTACGATCACACTTCTCCTTGGATTGGGATTCTTAGGTTTTGAAATTTATGAATTTATACATTACGTACACATTGGAGCAGGATTACAAACAAGTGCATTTACTGCAATACTTTTAACCACACTTGGCACACATGGAGCGCATGTTACATTTGGATTATTCTGGGGACTATTTATCATTTTACAGGTAAAAAAGAATGGAATAAATTCAGAAACAGCGAATAAGTCATTTATCTTCTCCCTTTACTGGCATTTCCTAGATGTCGTTTGGATCTTTATATTCAGCTTCATCTATTTGAAAGGAATGATGTGA
- the qoxD gene encoding cytochrome aa3 quinol oxidase subunit IV, translating into MKELFPMKQVMGFVFSLLLTTVALAVYFLDLSFSVGMTILLLTAFIQAAVQLVVFMHAGETEDKKPIYINIYYGVFIALVTIFGTLLCMVWGYI; encoded by the coding sequence ATGAAGGAATTATTTCCAATGAAACAAGTCATGGGGTTTGTCTTTTCTTTACTATTAACTACTGTTGCACTTGCAGTTTACTTTCTTGATTTGTCATTCTCTGTCGGCATGACAATCCTTCTCCTAACAGCATTTATACAAGCAGCCGTACAATTGGTCGTCTTTATGCATGCAGGTGAAACAGAAGATAAAAAGCCAATTTATATAAATATTTATTATGGAGTGTTTATTGCACTAGTTACTATCTTCGGGACATTATTGTGTATGGTATGGGGTTATATTTAA